Genomic window (Nitrospira sp.):
AAACTCAGCATATTCTGCATGGAAATATGGAGGCGCATGGTCGTTGAAGAACATTTTGATCAGAATCCCATAGAACGCGCTGATAGTCGGCATTGCTCAGTAGACTGCACCACTTTCGGACAGGTCCACGGATTGAATTCTGTGCCAGCTTGCGGCGCAAAGCAATTTCATGACACTACGACGCTCACGCATAACCCGGGAGAGCCCAGACAAAACTTTCTCGTGACGGCGCCGTTAACACACCGCGTGGTCTGAGTCGAGCTCGATCGCGAGCCGCGGAAGGGCAACCCGTTACCATCGGATCACGTCCCGCTGGTCATCGATATCGACAGCCCCGGCTGCCCATTTGATGCTAGCTGGATATCGGCGCATTCGCGAATTGCGGCGCGCCTGCCGAAGCAGCGATGAACCACAGTGAGATTTTGGTCTTGGTAGCTCGCTGCACCAAGTAACGAGTCGGTGAGGCGGTCACGGTCACTTGAACCGAGTGAAGTTAACTGATGAGGCGAGTTCCGCAGGGAAGCTGACTCCCGCCCCATTTGCTTTGCCCTGAGCTAGCGATCATCCGAGGGGATTGTCCGCAAGAAATCAGCCAGACGCACGATACGAATCTCTTCGAACTCTTTGAGCTGAAGAAGATGGTGATCGCCGGTAACGATGAGATCTGCCTGAGCCGTCACAGCGCATTCGAGAATGCGATTGTCTGGCACATCCTCAAGTACGGTCACATTTCGCGCCGGCCGTAGAATTGTCGCTGCGCGGCTCATCTGTTTCAGCGCGGCTGTAATGTCCTTCTCTGGCTGGTGAAATTTTGTTCGGAGAATACGCGCGGT
Coding sequences:
- a CDS encoding putative toxin-antitoxin system toxin component, PIN family; this translates as MKVVFDTNVLVSAFMIHGSKGEAAFLLAHRRKVELYISVPILTETARILRTKFHQPEKDITAALKQMSRAATILRPARNVTVLEDVPDNRILECAVTAQADLIVTGDHHLLQLKEFEEIRIVRLADFLRTIPSDDR